From the Brachybacterium sillae genome, the window TCGCAGAGGGCCGGTCGGTCGGGGTGCGGCGTATCCATCCAGTTCCCGACGGCGCGGACCTGACCTGTCTGACGGTGGAACTGGACGGAGACGACCCCCGTCTGGACGGCGTCGCGGCCTTCCTCTGACCAGCACACGGATCGGCGGGCAGACTGGGCGCATGGAGGCGTGTCCTCAGATGCGGAGAGGGCCGCGACGATCGCTCGTCGCGGCCCTCTCGAATGCAGGTCCCCACGGGGCCCGCGTGTCAGATGGTGGTCGGGGGATCCCGACGCTCGCTCACGGTGCCGTGGCGTCGTGCTGCGTGCGCACCGTGGTGCGGCGGGAGGTGAAGGCCAGGATGAGGCCGATGAGGAAGAGGAGCGCACCGGCCCCATGAGGATGAGACCGAGCGTTCCACCCTCCAGACCGGGCAGGTCGATCTCCAGGGCGAAGCGGACGATCGCCCCGATCACGAAGAGGATGACTCCTCCGACGATGGCGCCCATTGGGGCTCCTTCCTGTTGGCGTCCCCTGCGGCACCGGGAATGGTCACCGCGATCGGGGGTCGCCTCACCGTACGGCCCATCAGCCACCCTGACCGGCAGTTCTACCAGCAGGTCGGGGCGCTGGCGCGGTCCCGCGCGTCGGCCGGCGGCTGGTCGGGTTCTCACGCCCGCGGCGAACACGGGGAAGGTGTGTCTGCCCGTCCGCGTAGTCTCATGCGGAACACGACCATCGGACGGGGGAGGACCATGTTCGAGCGCTTCACCGATCGCGCGCGCCGCGTCATCGTGCTCGCGCAGGACGAAGCACGCCTGCTCAACCACAACTACATCGGCACCGAGCACATCCTGCTGGGGCTGATCCACGAGGCTGAGGGCGTCGGGGCGAAGGCCCTGGAGGCCCTGGGCGTCACGCTCGACGCCGCCCGGGACCAGGTGCGCGACATCATCGGTGAGGGCAACCAGGCGCCCACCGGGCACATCCCCTTCACCCCGCGGGCGAAGAAGGTGCTGGAACTGTCGCTGCGGGAGGCCCTCCAACTGGGCCACAACTACATCGGCACCGAGCACATCCTGTTGGGCCTGCTGCGCGAGACCGAGGGCACGGCCGTGAAGGTGCTGTCGCGCCTGAACGCGGAGCCGTCTGCGGTGCGGCAGGAGGTTCTGGAGCGACTGTCCGGTTACCAGGGCAAGGAGCCCGCCACCGCCGGTGGTCCCGCCGAGGGGCAGCCGTCCGGGTCCCTGGTGCTCGACCAGTTCGGTCGCAACCTCACCCAGGCGGCGCGCGACGGCAAGCTCGACCCGGTCATCGGTCGCGAGCACGAGGCCGAGCGCGTCATGCAGGTGCTGTCCCGCCGCACCAAGAACAACCCGGTGCTGATCGGAGAGCCGGGCGTTGGCAAGAGCGCAGTGGTGGAGGGCCTGGCCCAGTCCATCGTCCGCGGCGACGTGCCGGAGACCCTCAAGGACAAGCAGCTGTACACCCTCGATCTCGGGTCGCTGGTGGCGGGCTCCCGCTACCGCGGCGACTTCGAGGAGCGTCTGAAGAAGGTGCTCAAGGAGATCCGCACCCGCGGCGACATCATCCTGTTCATCGACGAGATCCACACCCTCGTCGGGGCGGGCGCCGCCGAGGGCGCCATCGACGCCGCGAGCATCCTCAAGCCGATGCTCGCCCGCGGTGAGCTGCAGACCATCGGGGCGACGACCCTCGAGGAGTACCGCAAGCACATCGAGAAGGACGCCGCCCTCGAGCGTCGCTTCCAGCCGGTGATGGTCAACGAGCCGTCGGTCGCGGACACCGTGGAGATCCTCAAGGGCCTGCGGGACCGCTACGAGGCGTTCCACAAGGTCACCATCACCGACGGTGCCCTGGTGTCCGCCGCGAACCTCGCCGACCGCTACATCAACGACCGCTTCCTGCCGGACAAGGCGATCGACCTGATCGACGAGGCCGGTGCCCGACTGCGGATCCGCCGTCTGACGGCCCCGCCGGAGCTGAAGGCCTACGAGGGGCGGATCGAGGAGGTGCGCCGCCGCAAGGAGGAGGCCATCGACGGTCAGGACTTCGAGAAGGCCGCGACCCTGCGCGATGAGGAGCAGGCTCTTCGCACCGAGCGCGAGGAGAAGGAGAAGGCCTGGCGCAACGGCGAGAACGACGCCGTCACCACGGTGTCGGAGGAGATCATCGCCGAGGTGCTGGCCTCCGCGACGGGCATCCCGATCGTGAAGCTGACAGAGGAGGAGTCCTCCCGGTTGCTCCACATGGAGGACGAGCTGCACAAGCGGGTCATCGGTCAGGACGAGGCCATCAAGGCACTGTCCCAGGCCATCCGCCGTACCCGCGCCGGCCTCAAGGACCCGAAGCGCCCCGGCGGGTCGTTCATCTTCGCCGGCCCCACCGGCGTGGGCAAGACCGAGCTGGCCAAGGCCCTCGCCGAGTTCCTCTTCGGTGACGAGGACGCCCTCATCCAGATGGACATGTCCGAGTTCGGCGAGAAGCACACCGCCTCGCGTCTGTTCGGCTCGCCCCCCGGGTACGTCGGGTACGACGAGGGCGGTCAGCTGACCGAGAAGGTGCGCCGGAAGCCGTTCAGCGTGGTGCTGTTCGACGAGGTGGAGAAGGCCCACGTGGACATCTTCAACTCGCTGCTGCAGATCCTCGAGGACGGTCGCCTCACCGACTCGCAGGGCCGGACCGTCGACTTCAAGAACACCGTCATCATCATGACCACCAACCTGGGCACCCGGGACATCGCCAAGGGTGTCTCCATGGGCTTCCAGGCCGGCGGTGACCTGTCCACCGACTACGAGCGGATGAAGGCGAAGGTCCATGAGGAGCTCAAGCAGCACTTCCGGCCCGAGTTCCTCAACCGTGTCGATGACGTCGTCGTGTTCCCGCAGCTGAGCAAGGACGAGATCATCCAGATCGTCGACCTCATGGTGGGTCGCCTCAGCGGCCGTCTCGCGGAGAAGGACATGACGCTGGAGCTCACCCCGGCGGCGAAGTCCCTCCTCGCGGAGAAGGGGTACGACCCTGTGCTCGGCGCCCGACCGCTGCGCCGCACCATCCAGCGGGACATCGAAGACGCCCTCTCCGAGAAGATCCTCTTCGGGCAGGTGCGCGCCGGTGACCGCCTCGTGATCGACGCGGAGGGGGAGGGCATCCTCGGGGAGCTCACCTTCTCCCGCCGCTCCGAGGGCGGCTCCCTGGAGCCGATCTCCGACGAGGTCGACGTCGAGCAGATCACCCAGGCCCGCGCGGACGAGGTGACCCACCCGGACGCCGACGCCGACGTGGAACCGGGCTCCAGCCTGCCCGGCACCGGCGAGCAGAACTGACAGCGGACGCCCGGGGCGTCACCGGCCCGATGCCGGTGGCGCCCTGGGCCCGGTCTCACACCGGAGGGAGGGGAGACCGTGAAGGGACTCGATCAGTGGATCCTGGGCATCGCCGATGCCTGGTGGGTCCACCTCGTCGTGCTGGTGTTCTCCGCCCTCGACGGCTTCTTCCCCACCGTACCGAGCGAATCGATCGTGGTGACCCTCAGCTCCCTGTGGTCTTCCTCCGGACAGCCCTCCATCGTGCTGGTGGCGCTGGCCGCATGGGCGGGCGCGTTCAGCGGTGACCAGATCGGGTACGCCATCGGGCGGGCGATCGGGGTGGATCGTTTCCGGTTCCTGCGGGAGGGTCGCGGACGAGCCGCCGTCGACGCGGCCGAGCGGGGCCTGCGCCGCCGGGCGCTGCTGTTCCTCATGACCGCGCGGTACATCCCCTTCGGACGCACGGCCGTGAATCTCGTCGCGGGAGCGGTGCACTACCCGCACTCGAAGTTCTGGCACCGGTCCCTGCTGTCGACGCTCGTGTGGGCCGTGTACTCGTGCGCCATCGGGGTGGTGGCCGGCACCTGGTTCGAGAACAACCATCTCGTCGGCATCACCGTGGCGCTGGTCCTGGCGGTGGTGATCGCCCTGATCGCAGAGCGAGTGGTCACCTGGCTCCACACCTCCCTGGACCGCCGGGCCGAGCGTCGGGAGGCCGCCGCGGCGGCGCACCACCGCACGGCCGGGGCCTCTCACCGCGGCACCCTTCGCCCGACAGGTGACCATGAGGCGGCACCGAGCGGACAGGACGAGCTGTGAGCGAGATCCGTCTCCGCCCGGCGCTGCCCGCCGACGTCCCGGCGATCGACGCGCTCGTCCAGCCGCTGGCCGCGCGACAGGTGCTGCTGGGAAAGGACCTCGTCGCCTACTACGAGGCCATCCAGGAGTTCCTGGTGGCTGTCGACGCGCAGGACCGGGTCGTGGGGTGCGGCGCCCTGCACGTGATGTGGGCGGACCTCGCCGAGGTGCGCACCCTGGCGGTCGCCGAGGATGTCCGCGGCCTGGGGGTCGGTCACCGGTTGCTCGATGCGCTGCTGCAGCGTGCCCGGGACCTCGGCCTGCAACGGGTGTTCTGTCTGACCTTCGAGACCGCCTTCTTCGGCCGGCACGGGTTCACCGAACTCGAGGGTGACGGGGTCGACGCCGAGACCTACGCCGAACTGCTGCGGTCCCTGGATCCCGGGGTCGCCGAGTTCCTCGATCTCGCCCGGGTCAAACCCAACACCCTCGGCAACACCCGCATGATCGCTCATCTGTGAGCGGTCATCGCGGCAGGTGGAACCGCCCCTCGGGATCCTGCTGCGCCAGGCCATCCGCCCGCAGGGACGCGAGGCATCGCTCGACCCGCTCCGGATCGCGCGGGTCGAGCGCGTCGATCTCCTGACGCGTCACCGCGTCGTCATCGGGGCATGCCCGCAGCAGCGCCATGATGCGACCGCGCATCTCACGGTCCGTCCCTGCGAACAGCTGACGACGGCGCGGTGTCTGCGGGTCCGGGGCCGGTCGACCGGCCGCGAACCAGGCGCACAGCCCCGCGGCGCTGAGGGGGCACTCCCCGCAGCGGGGGGAGCGGGCGGTGCACACCAGGGCGCCGAGCTCCATCACCGCCTGGTTCCAGCGCGCGCTCCGGTCCGCCTCCTGCGGCAGCACGGACGTGGCCAGTCGCCGTTCCGCCGCGGTGTAGCCGGGGGCGGGCAGAGGGGCACCGGTCAGAACCCGCACCAGCACGCGCCGGACGTTCGTGTCGACCACCACGGCGCGCTCCCAGTGGGCGAAGGAGGTGACGGCGGCCGCGGTGTACTCGCCGATCCCCGGCAGAGCCCGCAGCTCCTGCTCCCCGCGGGGGAGGGTTCCGCCGTGGCGCTGGAGCACCTCCCGCGCGCAGTCCTGCAGGCGCAGGGCACGGCGCGGGTACCCCAGACGGTCCCACATCTGCAGGACCTGCGCGGTGGGGGCCTCGGCGAGGGAGGCAGCATCCGGCCATCGCTCCATCCAGGCGAGCCATCGGGGCAGGACCCGCACCACCGGCGTCTGCTGCAGCATCACCTCGGAGACGAGGACACCCCAGTCGGAGGTGCGGCCCTCCCGCCAGGGCAGGTCGCGGGCTGCATGGCCGTACCAGTCCAGGAGCAACTGGTGGAGGCGGTCGATGTCGGCGGGCTGGAGCACCCGGTGAACCTACCGCACGACAGCAGGGCGGGGCCGAGTGGCCCCGCCCTGCTGGGAGGTGGTGGGGGCGGTCCGCCGGGACGCGGATCCCTTCCCCTGGTCCGTCGTGGTCACCCCCGGGCGGGGGTCACGACGGGGAGTCTCAGAGACGCTCGGTGGCAACGCCGGTGGTGCCGGTCTGGCCGCGCTGCGCGAGCAGGTCGCGGATCTCGGTGAGCAGCACGACATCCTCGGGGGCGGCGTCCTCCTCCTCGTCCGGCAGGCCACGGCGACGGCGGGCCATGATGCGGGCCTTGGTCATCGGCATCACGAACACGAAGTACACGACCGCGGCGGTGATGAGGAAG encodes:
- a CDS encoding ATP-dependent Clp protease ATP-binding subunit, whose translation is MFERFTDRARRVIVLAQDEARLLNHNYIGTEHILLGLIHEAEGVGAKALEALGVTLDAARDQVRDIIGEGNQAPTGHIPFTPRAKKVLELSLREALQLGHNYIGTEHILLGLLRETEGTAVKVLSRLNAEPSAVRQEVLERLSGYQGKEPATAGGPAEGQPSGSLVLDQFGRNLTQAARDGKLDPVIGREHEAERVMQVLSRRTKNNPVLIGEPGVGKSAVVEGLAQSIVRGDVPETLKDKQLYTLDLGSLVAGSRYRGDFEERLKKVLKEIRTRGDIILFIDEIHTLVGAGAAEGAIDAASILKPMLARGELQTIGATTLEEYRKHIEKDAALERRFQPVMVNEPSVADTVEILKGLRDRYEAFHKVTITDGALVSAANLADRYINDRFLPDKAIDLIDEAGARLRIRRLTAPPELKAYEGRIEEVRRRKEEAIDGQDFEKAATLRDEEQALRTEREEKEKAWRNGENDAVTTVSEEIIAEVLASATGIPIVKLTEEESSRLLHMEDELHKRVIGQDEAIKALSQAIRRTRAGLKDPKRPGGSFIFAGPTGVGKTELAKALAEFLFGDEDALIQMDMSEFGEKHTASRLFGSPPGYVGYDEGGQLTEKVRRKPFSVVLFDEVEKAHVDIFNSLLQILEDGRLTDSQGRTVDFKNTVIIMTTNLGTRDIAKGVSMGFQAGGDLSTDYERMKAKVHEELKQHFRPEFLNRVDDVVVFPQLSKDEIIQIVDLMVGRLSGRLAEKDMTLELTPAAKSLLAEKGYDPVLGARPLRRTIQRDIEDALSEKILFGQVRAGDRLVIDAEGEGILGELTFSRRSEGGSLEPISDEVDVEQITQARADEVTHPDADADVEPGSSLPGTGEQN
- a CDS encoding DedA family protein — its product is MKGLDQWILGIADAWWVHLVVLVFSALDGFFPTVPSESIVVTLSSLWSSSGQPSIVLVALAAWAGAFSGDQIGYAIGRAIGVDRFRFLREGRGRAAVDAAERGLRRRALLFLMTARYIPFGRTAVNLVAGAVHYPHSKFWHRSLLSTLVWAVYSCAIGVVAGTWFENNHLVGITVALVLAVVIALIAERVVTWLHTSLDRRAERREAAAAAHHRTAGASHRGTLRPTGDHEAAPSGQDEL
- a CDS encoding A/G-specific adenine glycosylase, translating into MLQPADIDRLHQLLLDWYGHAARDLPWREGRTSDWGVLVSEVMLQQTPVVRVLPRWLAWMERWPDAASLAEAPTAQVLQMWDRLGYPRRALRLQDCAREVLQRHGGTLPRGEQELRALPGIGEYTAAAVTSFAHWERAVVVDTNVRRVLVRVLTGAPLPAPGYTAAERRLATSVLPQEADRSARWNQAVMELGALVCTARSPRCGECPLSAAGLCAWFAAGRPAPDPQTPRRRQLFAGTDREMRGRIMALLRACPDDDAVTRQEIDALDPRDPERVERCLASLRADGLAQQDPEGRFHLPR
- a CDS encoding amino-acid N-acetyltransferase, which codes for MSEIRLRPALPADVPAIDALVQPLAARQVLLGKDLVAYYEAIQEFLVAVDAQDRVVGCGALHVMWADLAEVRTLAVAEDVRGLGVGHRLLDALLQRARDLGLQRVFCLTFETAFFGRHGFTELEGDGVDAETYAELLRSLDPGVAEFLDLARVKPNTLGNTRMIAHL